CTATTTGTCTCAGAGACTTCTATATCTCAGATAGATAATTATACCTAAAATTAATTCTATTAAGCTCATTTCAATTCTAGAGAGTCTCAGAGATATACCAGTTATTAGGTTGATGGTATTTTTTAGAAATTAGATAAAAGGTTTCTAATATGGACTATAAACCCACAGACCACACTGTCTCAGAAAAAACTATGTCTAAAATAAATAAAAATCTAGCTACCCTCCAAAATGCAGGAGTTCTATTTGTTAGACATACATTATACCAAGTAAAAGTAGAAAACATAAACTTCTACTTAAACAGTGAGAAATACCACTATGATGGACATCCTTCTATGGGAAAGAGCATCGAGGAGTTCCTCTTTTTAGTCTCCCTCGAAAAACCTCATCTAGTCATTTCTCCATCAGTTCCTTTCTAAAGGTAAGACATGATAGACTTAAACAGATATTTGAAAATGTCAGAAATTGACAGAGACATGACAGAATACTTTAACGAAATCGCTAATTCAGTAGTAATTAACGGAGTGGAAACCTCTTCTTCAATCAAGAATCCAGGAAAAGGTAAATACGAGTCAAGCGGTTCAACTATTGAACTGAACTACTCAGTAATACAAAACTCAAAACATTCTTTGCAGGAAGTTCATGTTATCGTAAATCTTATGAAGAATTGTCTTCTATCCACGGATTTATACATATCAAATCAAATCGATGGAACTACTTACAAGAAAACAATCATTCGGCACTGTAAAAGAGCAGTCGGAGTTATGAAAACTCTTATTGACTCTTAACTCAATAATAAACTTATCATTATAATTGTATCTACATCTTATAGTGATTTTTCCTATAATAACTAAACATATAAAGGATATAAATTGGCTAAAGTCAGCCCTTTTAAGGTAAAACACATTCGTTCTAAATTTAAAGAACAGATGTCCAAAGTCTTAAACTTAATGCTTCAACAGAAAGAACAAATGTTGAAACTAGACAACCAAATTAAATCTCTCACAGAGAATTTCTTCCGCTCAGAATACAGTTCAACAGCAGTTTCTAAATATGCTGATACAACAATCACACAATTAGAAGCTATGCGATTCACTCATACAGCAATTGCAAAATGTCAGGCTCTACTAGGAACATACAGACTATTTGTTTATCCTAAAGCTGTGGAGATACATAATGACAGTAGAGTGCTTTACGATACTTTATACATAACCTTTATGAACGATGACGATGTCGTAGAAACTTACACAGCGAACACAGATAAAGTCAGAGAAGTCGAATTCCAGATGCTAGAAATTGATAAACATTTCATGAAAATAAAATCTCTACACGAGGAAATTCAGTCATACGGTAAGTTCGCAGAAGAACAACAATTCTCTCTAAATCGTATAGATACAATGATACGGTCAGTGGAAAACATGAGAAACAGCGAAATGTTCTCAGACACAACCAACAGTAACGGAGACGGACTAGAAATTGATAACCTACAAAATAACCTTGACCTAGAGAACACCTCATCTAGTCTCAACTCTGCAAAATCCTCTATGCCTTTTTCAAACAACCCTGACATTAACCTCTCTGAAGATACTGATAACTCCATAGACTTAGATGATGAACTTCCTCCAGTAGTTACTAAAACGAAAAAGAAAGTCATCAAAGACGAAGACCTTTATGACGACTCAGATCTAATTGATTTAGACGACTTTGACGACTTTGACGAATTAAGATTTTAACATGGACATTACATTAGATTCCTATGAAGAATTAGACACTATCTTAGACGATATGTCTAATTCTTCAACAGACATCTTAAACAGACCTCCCACACTGGTAGAGTTCGTTACAGAGCATTTAAGAAACGGAAACGACCTATTTGTTACAGGAGGCGCAGGTGTAGGTAAATCCTACCTTGTTAAACGAATAACAGAACAGTTTAATTCTGTGATTACAACCTCATCGACAGGAACTTCTGCTAATGCTATTGGAGGCGATACTATTCATAGAGTTCTAAAACTTAAAATTGCTTCTAACATCTCAGAACTGAAAAGGCAGGACGAATACGAGATACAACAAAAAATGAAAAAAGGCTTGTCCAGAAGTACTGCTGAACAGAAACATCTAGGCTTTGTAACCTCCTTACTCCAAAAAGCAGAACTATTGATTATTGACGAAATATCTATGATCAGTAAGGAACTATTTGACATGATATTCTACAGATTAGACAATCTGACATATAACACCCGCCCATCTTTACTTATCACAGGAGACTACTATCAACTACCTCCTGTAAAATCTGATAGCTATGCTTTTCAATCTAGACATTGGAACTTTCCAACTATTGAACTAACAGAGCCTAAACGGACGGATAATTCTACTTTTTATAAGGTTATGCGGAACATTAGGCTAGGCAAGAAACATACTAAGATTGATACATACATGGAAAGATTTAAGACATGCGATTTCAATTCAACACCTGTAAGACTATTTGCCACTAATAAAGAGTCAGAGGCATTAAACAAACAGGAATTAGCTAGACTAAAAACAAAACCTATCAAGTCTGTCATGGAAATAATAGTTACTTCTACTTCTTTACCCGACATAATGATAAATTCTATCTTATCAGAGTTTTCAGTACAAGAAACCTTTGTATTTAAAGCCGGTGCGAGAGTCATGTTTCTAGTAAATAATACAGACTTACCATCTTATAATGGGGAGCTAGGAACAATTTTAGCTATTCAGAAAATAGATTATGAAGACCCAGATACGGGGGAAAAGAAGAAAGCCACAGTACTCGAGGTTCAGAAAGATAACGGTCAGAAAGTTCTTGTAGGGAGACACAAATTTGTTAAATCTCAGGTAAGTATCTCAGGCGGACTTGTGAGCATGAACACAGTCTTAGAAGCTAAGCAATACCCTCTTAAAGTGGCTTATGCTCTAAATGTGCATAAATCTCAGGGAATGTCTATACCTACTCTCGAGGTAGATTGTAAGAAATTCTTTGAAAACTCCCAACTATATGTTGCTCTGTCGAGAAGCTCTAATCCTCAACAATTGAAAGTCAATAACTACTCCCGTAGTTTTATCCGTGTTGATAGAAAGGTCTCAACCTTTTACGATAGCTTAAACATAATTGACATCTCGTCTTATAAGTTTTAAAATTCAGTCGTTTCTCCTTTTTTAGACTGCCTGCTGAGCAGTCTTTTATCTTATATATCTACTCCTCAACACTATTTGTCTCAGAGACTTCTATATCTCAGATAGATAATTATACCTAAAATTAATTATATTAAGCTCATTTCAATTCTAGAGAGTCTCAGAGATATATCGGAAATATACTAAGTTGTATATTTAATTAGAAAGTTGAAAGACATATTGTCTAAAAGTTTCTAAAAGCAAACCGACATTGTGCGGATACATATAATCATTTTACTAAAGGTAAAAACATGTCTCGTAATTTTGACGACTTTGAAGATATTGACGAAATTCAAGTATCTGACTCTAAGCTTCCTGAATACAAGGTAAAAGCTGACACAATCGATTTAATTGGTTTTCCATTATTGCACCCAAAAACAGGTAAAGCTGTTTTCAAGCGAGTAAAACGGTTCAGACATAACGACGGTGAAAGATGGCATAAGTTTCAAGCTCCTACTGAAACAGAATTTTTAAAAGAAGTCATTCAGGAGATAGGCGAACCAGAGGAACGATTTGTTACTGTTGTCATTAAATACGAAACAGATAAACAAGGAAATCTTAAAAAGCCAATCACAGGTGAAATTCTTACAATCTTATTATCTCCAACACAGATGATAAATCTTAAGAAACTGTCCAAAGTTAAAAGCCTCTCTAAGAACGACTTGCAGGTTAGTAGCACAAATCCAGACTTTCAATCAAAAGACTTCACACCTACAAATAGAGCAATCTGGGACTTATTGAAAAAAGACGGAAAGACTCCTTATCTAACTAAGCAAGATGTCTTGAGTGCAGACTTAGAAGACGAGGAGGATAGCGACTCTTCAAGTCCTTGGACTAGAGACGAGGTAATTGAGGAGGCTTGGCAGTTGGCGGACAGAGGCATGGACAAAATTGTAGCTGACAGATATGCTGACAGAAAAATCAGGGAAGTTCTTGGTCTAGAAGACGAGTTAGAACACGGTTCAGTAACAATAGATGACGAGCTAGACTCAGACCTAGAAGTCGAAATTGACGACTCAGAGGAAAATAAACCTTACTAGATAACTGAAAAGTTATAACTTATTCACAATACAACACATTTCAATCATCAAACAGAAATCCACATCTGTTTGATGTAAATTCGTAATAACATCCTAACGGTGTATTTTAAAAAGAAGGCAAAACTATGTCAGGTTCAGTGAGTAAAAGAAAAGGCAGTTCTTTTGAACGAGAGGTAGCCAAGTTGCTGTCAGAACTAACAGGAAAACATTATCAGAGAACAGCCCATAGTGGAGCTTTCACAGGTAGGTCTAATTCTTACAGAGCTTCAAAAATGGATACTAGACAGGCTCAGGTGTTTCTAGGAGACATTACTCCTCCAGAAAACTACAACTTAGTAATCGAGTGTAAGAACTATGCTTACGAGAATTTTGCCTCTAAGTTTCACGGAGTGATGTCAGGAGAGAACTTAAAACTAGATACATGGCTATCAGAATTAAGAGCAGATGCAGACATAAATAAGTCAGGAGAATTGCTACCACACTTATTATTCTTTAAGATAACTGGTGTAGCTAAGACTTATTTTGCAATGCCTTCTTCAATTTGCTCAGACAAAGACCTCTTGGAAATCTTAAACAGAGACTCTCTAATATCTTATGCTTATACTAATTATGGTTACATAGATGAGGCTAAAAACGAGCTAGAGGAATATTATAAGATATTTGACATAGCTTATCTGGAAGATTTTGTATCTTTAATTGAAGAAAAATCTTACATAGGAGGTTAGAATTGTTCTATAATTTTGAAGAAGCAGTCTTTAAGCAGTTGGAAAAAGAGGATCATTTAGACGAATTAAAGATTTCTAGTATTAATCAGACTGCTTATCATATTTTTGCAAATCAGGGAACAGTAAAGATAGGTGTAGAAGCAGAGTTTGTAACATTTACTGGGAAGCTGTCTAAAAATCAAGAAGATTATATAACTAAACAGACAGATTATCATGGTAATAGGTGGGAGATAGATTGGATACCAAAGAAAAAGAATGCTGAGGGTAAATGGAAAACTCTTAAACCTCATCAATTGATAGTTACGGAAGAAACAGTGTTAGATAATGAGATAGAGTTTATTACATCTCCTTTAACCTTTAATGAAGTAATTTATTTCTTTTCACTGCTCACATCTCTATCTAAGCTTAAAGGTAGAGACACATTTTACACACAGCAAAAGACAGGATTACATTTGAATATGTCTTTTACAGATAAGAACTTATCTTTAATTTCTAAAAAGCCTTTATCAGTAATTGAGTTTTTAGTGAGAATAAAGTCAGAAGAGACCTTAAAGTTAAGAGAGCCTCATGATTTAACAAAAGTAATTGTAAGGAATGCCGCAATTCAAGGTTTATTGAGAAATGATATTCGGTTTCTGGAAAGAGGGGTTACAATAACTGTTTCAGAGTTAAATGAAGATATTGTAGAAATTCTATCTCAACAATATTCTTCAGAGTTTTCTAGGCTTAAGAATTTGAAAGCATGGAATGTGAATTTCGGGCATATATCAAAAGATACTGCTAAGGAGAAGAATTCCTATATTGAAATACGGGAGTTAGGAGGCTTACACTACCATTCCTCTAAGAATATAAGAATAGTCGTTGAAAGGATGAATACCTTTATAGGGGTTTTATACGATACCATAATTGAAGATAGGGTCGTAACAGCCGATGAGTTAAGAGTGTCTTTAAAATACATGGAGAGTCAATCAAGAATAGGAAGACCTGTTCATGCTTCAGATTTTGAAGAGGCTGAGAGACTAGAAATAGAAGCTATTAAGAAAGGTGATTATGCTATCAGAAGCAATAAAAGAGATAACTAAAAAGGTCAGTAAAAGTAACGACCTTATCATTTATGACCCAGAAAGAGAGGTAGAGTCATGTTCCACAGGTTCATTAGTCTTAGACAGTGTAACAGGGAAAGGCGGAATGCTTATTCGTGGTAGAATTACTGAGCTGTTCGGTCCAGAAAGCTCAGGAAAAACAACAGTAGCACTTCAATCAGTAGTAGAAGCTCAGAAAAAAGGCTGGGTAGGAGTCTTTATAGATACAGAACAGACTTTTGACTACAACTATGCTTCAACATTAGGTATAACTTTAGATGACGAAGACAAGTTTGTCGTATTACAACCTAATACATACGAGGAAACCGCAGCGGTATTAAAGATTATCTATTCTAAAGTGAAACAGCTAGATTACATAATCTTAGACTCAATAGCTATGACTAAGCCGAAAGACCTCATCACAGGAGAGAATAAACAGTTAGGGCAACATGCTTCTTCAGTTCAGACATTATTCATGTATTTGAATAACATATTCTGTAAGAAGTTCAACACAGCAGTTTTAGCTATAAACCAATTGAGACGGTCTCCAAATTTAAGTAGTCCTTACCAAGCTAAAGCAATGAATGATTTCTCTAAAGGAGTCGGGAGCGGATATTCACAGGACAGCACAGTAACAACTACTGGAGGACAGGCATATAGATATATCATGTCTATGAGATTTATGTTAGAGCCAACCAAAAGGCATAGAGATGACGAAAAGAACGATTTGGGTAACTGGGTTCGATGTACAGCTGTGAAGAATAAACTAGCACCTCCTTACACAAGGGCTGAATTTACAATAACCTTTGGAAAAGGAATTGATGATTTTATGTCTATCGTTGAGAAACTGAAAGAGGCAGAATACATCTACTATCAAAATCCTAAGTGGGTGCTAACAGACGATAACGATACAGTTGTTTATGGTGAAAAAAATCAAGAAGACTTTCTAAACACTTTAAAGAACTCTTCTAAATACTATGGCTTTATGAAAGAGGTATTTAACGAGCTGATTGAAGAGGAAAGAAAAGGCTTTAATGAGGACTTAGACGAAGATGACTTAGAAGTTGAAGAGGACGAATTAGAAGAGTTCGAGTAAGCCCTCTTTATACCTAGTTATATAGTATATCTTATATATTAAAATATAAAGGCTAACTATGTCCTCAAAAAAGAAATCATTACTTAAAAGAGACGATGAAGTCTCTAAAGAACGGTTCAGAGATTTCCAGAAAGACTTGTCAGAATTAGTTGTCTTAAAAGACCTCTTACCACAGAATTCTAGAATGTCATTTTCTTTCGAGATTGATTATTCTGAGAAACTGGAGCTTGTGCAGGAAGACCCAGTTTCTGTCTTTTCTTACAAACTAAAACCAGTAAAAGATACTTTTAACTCTCAATACATCTCAGGATTTGAGGATGATTTATACTATTCTATAACTAACGGAAGAGATCTATTGCTAGGAGATAGACTATACAGTCTAAATTCGGTAAATTTCTTTGCTGTCCAAGTTGAACAAGCTATCGAAGAGGGTTTAAGCGAGATGAAATCTAACTACAATATTTCCATTATTCCTGAATTCTCTGTATTAGTAACAGACCCAACTGACTTACGAAATCTAAAATTGTCTCTCAAACTACAGATAAGTGCAAGGTAACCTGATGTTTTCTCCTTTAATAAAGTCTATTCTATCTCATCTATCATCCTCAGTAATTCTTGCAGAGATACAAAACTATTGTATAAGAAATTCTAACGAATTTGACTTAACAAACATCTCTTTTCTTCCTTTAAATGACTACTCTTTCAAGATACAGATATACAACTGGGTAGGAACATTATCATACCACGAAGCTATTGAAAAACCAGACAAACTTCTGTCTTTTATATACGATAAGCATTTAGTATTTAAAGAGCAATACGAACAAGAGAACCTCTCAGATATACCAAAATCTGATAAAGATATACAGACAGAACTGGCACTACAATTAGTTAATGTAGAGGACGAGGCTATGATATCTAATATACTTGGTAGAGACTTATCTAAATTAAGACAGATAATGGACACTTCTCATTTATTCTCAATATTAGACTTAGACACTCTCTCTGTATTAGAAGATATAAGCAAGAGACCTACTACACGTTATTGGGAATAATAGCTTCATAGATTGTATATATTGAAAAATAGATAGGAGAGCTGTGCTACTTAAAATAAAAAACTTTCAATCTATATCTAATGCAGTATTAGATTTATCAGGTTTTACGGTTATTGAGGGTAAAACGGATACAGGCAAGAGTGCTGTTCGTAGAGCCTTAGAGCTATTGTTATACAATCAGTGGGATAAGTCTGATATAACTAAGGGTGCTTCTGATACAGAAGTAACTTTAGTTATTGATGACAGGAACATTATTTCTATTAGAAAACCGTCTAATACCTATATAACTGTTATTGATGGCATAAAAAAGGTTCATAATAAGATTGGTAAGTCAGTTCCAGACGATATACGAGCTTTAGGCTTTAAGTGGTTAGAAACTAACATTTACTCTTATAATCTACATGTGAGCAGACAGCCTGTAAATGAGCCGTTATTCATGACCTCTTTCTCCGATAAAGAGATAACTCAGATATTCTCATCTATCTTCAAAGTTGATAA
The window above is part of the Thiovulum sp. ES genome. Proteins encoded here:
- a CDS encoding PIF1 helicase (PFAM: Helicase; PIF1 helicase) → MDITLDSYEELDTILDDMSNSSTDILNRPPTLVEFVTEHLRNGNDLFVTGGAGVGKSYLVKRITEQFNSVITTSSTGTSANAIGGDTIHRVLKLKIASNISELKRQDEYEIQQKMKKGLSRSTAEQKHLGFVTSLLQKAELLIIDEISMISKELFDMIFYRLDNLTYNTRPSLLITGDYYQLPPVKSDSYAFQSRHWNFPTIELTEPKRTDNSTFYKVMRNIRLGKKHTKIDTYMERFKTCDFNSTPVRLFATNKESEALNKQELARLKTKPIKSVMEIIVTSTSLPDIMINSILSEFSVQETFVFKAGARVMFLVNNTDLPSYNGELGTILAIQKIDYEDPDTGEKKKATVLEVQKDNGQKVLVGRHKFVKSQVSISGGLVSMNTVLEAKQYPLKVAYALNVHKSQGMSIPTLEVDCKKFFENSQLYVALSRSSNPQQLKVNNYSRSFIRVDRKVSTFYDSLNIIDISSYKF
- a CDS encoding RecA/RadA recombinase (PFAM: recA bacterial DNA recombination protein~TIGRFAM: protein RecA) → MLSEAIKEITKKVSKSNDLIIYDPEREVESCSTGSLVLDSVTGKGGMLIRGRITELFGPESSGKTTVALQSVVEAQKKGWVGVFIDTEQTFDYNYASTLGITLDDEDKFVVLQPNTYEETAAVLKIIYSKVKQLDYIILDSIAMTKPKDLITGENKQLGQHASSVQTLFMYLNNIFCKKFNTAVLAINQLRRSPNLSSPYQAKAMNDFSKGVGSGYSQDSTVTTTGGQAYRYIMSMRFMLEPTKRHRDDEKNDLGNWVRCTAVKNKLAPPYTRAEFTITFGKGIDDFMSIVEKLKEAEYIYYQNPKWVLTDDNDTVVYGEKNQEDFLNTLKNSSKYYGFMKEVFNELIEEERKGFNEDLDEDDLEVEEDELEEFE